In Pseudophryne corroboree isolate aPseCor3 chromosome 7, aPseCor3.hap2, whole genome shotgun sequence, a single window of DNA contains:
- the FUS gene encoding RNA-binding protein FUS isoform X3 has protein sequence MAANDYTQQASQGYGTYPSQPAQSFSQQGSQSYGQQGSGYSGYGQSAGSSSYGQSGGYGSSYGQEQSSGYSSQSAPQSYGSSNYSSSQAPYSGGQQSSQSSYSSYSQQPPASSNTGSYSSSSQPSSYQSDQQGSGYGQQSSGSYGSQQSSYGSQSSFGGQQSQGGYGGSQPSSYGQQSSYSAPQGGYGQQQSQYSSSSGGAGSYNQDSPSIGGGGGYGGSDQGSYGGPDGRGRGRGSFGGRGGFDRGGRGTRGTRGTMGGGERGTFGKFLGPREGGPPRPDMAEQDNSDNNTIFVQGLGESVTVESVADYFKQIGIIKTNKKTGQPMINLYTDRETGKLKGEATVSFDDPPSAKAAIDWFDGKEFSGNPIKVSFATRRADFTSRGGGANGRGPISRGGFGGGSPTGGSSRGASGGGGGGGSSSGGYPSGGGGQQRAGDWKCPNPTCENMNFSWRNECNQCKAPKPDGPGGPGGANMGGGFGDDRRGGGRGGFDRGGFRGRGGDRGGFRGGRGGDRGGDRGGFGPGKMDSRGDHRQDRRERPY, from the exons ATTACACACAGCAAGCCAGCCAAGG GTATGGGACGTACCCCTCCCAGCCCGCACAGAGCTTTTCCCAGCAGGGCAGCCAGTCCTATGGGCAGCAGGGCAGTGGCTACAGTGGCTATGGCCAGTCTGCGGGCTCCTCTTCCTATGGCCAGAGTGGAGGCTACGGGTCATCCTATGGACAGGAGCAGAGCT CTGGATACAGCTCCCAGTCTGCACCTCAGAGCTACGGCTCCAGTAACTACAGCAGCTCACAAGCCCCTTACAGCGGAGGGCAGCAGTCATCCCAGTCATCGTATTCCAGCTACAGCCAGCAGCCTCCAGCCAGCAGCAACACCGGAAG CTACAGCAGCAGCTCTCAGCCCTCTTCCTACCAGTCAGACCAACAGGGCAGCGGCTACGGACAGCAGAGCAGCGGCAGCTACGGCAGCCAGCAGAGCAGCTACGGAAGCCAGTCCAGCTTCGGCGGGCAGCAGAGCCAGGGCGGTTATGGTGGTTCTCAGCCAAGCTCCTATGGTCAGCAGTCCAGCTACAGCGCTCCTCAGGGCGGTTACGGCCAGCAGCAGTCCcagtacagcagcagcagcggaggcg CCGGCAGCTACAATCAGGACTCTCCCTCCATAGGCGGCGGAGGCGGCTATGGTGGCTCTGATCAGGGCAGCTATGGTGGGCCAGACGGTCGGGGCAGGGGACGTGGATCGTTCGGTGGCCGCGGAGGCTTTGACAGAGGCGGGAGAGGAACGCGTGGAACGAGGGGCACCATGGG CGGTGGTGAGCGGGGAACATTCGGTAAATTCCTTG GACCCCGTGAAGGTGGACCTCCCAGACCAGACATGG CTGAGCAGGACAACTCAGACAACAACACAATCTTTGTCCAAGGCCTGGGCGAAAGTGTCACAGTGGAGTCTGTTGCAGACTACTTCAAGCAGATTGGAATCATTAAG ACTAACAAAAAGACTGGGCAGCCAATGATCAACCTGTACACAGACCGGGAGACTGGCAAGCTAAAGGGAGAAGCTACCGTGTCCTTCGATGACCCTCCATCTGCTAAGGCTGCAATTGATTGGTTTGATG GGAAAGAGTTCTCCGGTAACCCAATAAAGGTCTCCTTTGCGACACGGAGGGCTGACttcacaagccgtggcggtggtgCTAATGGCAGAG GCCCCATATCACGTGGTGGATTTGGCGGTGGCAGCCCTACTGGAGGAAGTAGCCGTGGagctagtggtggtggtggtggcggcggcagcagcagcggcggctacCCCAGTGGAGGTGGAGGACAGCAGAGAGCTGGGGACTGGAAGTGTCCAAACCC GACTTGTGAGAACATGAATTTCTCATGGCGAAACGAGTGCAACCAGTGCAAGGCTCCGAAGCCTGATGGGCCCGGAGGGCCAGGTGGTGCCAACATGG GTGGGGGTTTTGGTGATGACAGAAGGGGCGGAGGACGAGGTGGCTTTGATCGAGGTGGCTTCAGAGGAAGAGGTGGTGACAGAGGAGGGTTCCGGGGTGGAAGAGGTGGTGACCGCGGTGGTGATCGTGGTGGCTTTGGACCAGGCAAAATGGATTCCAG GGGTGACCACCGGCAGGACAGGCGCGAGCGGCCATATTAG
- the FUS gene encoding RNA-binding protein FUS isoform X1: MAANDYTQQASQGYGTYPSQPAQSFSQQGSQSYGQQGSGYSGYGQSAGSSSYGQSGGYGSSYGQEQSSGYSSQSAPQSYGSSNYSSSQAPYSGGQQSSQSSYSSYSQQPPASSNTGSYSSSSQPSSYQSDQQGSGYGQQSSGSYGSQQSSYGSQSSFGGQQSQGGYGGSQPSSYGQQSSYSAPQGGYGQQQSQYSSSSGGAGSYNQDSPSIGGGGGYGGSDQGSYGGPDGRGRGRGSFGGRGGFDRGGRGTRGTRGTMGGGERGTFGKFLGPREGGPPRPDMAEQDNSDNNTIFVQGLGESVTVESVADYFKQIGIIKTNKKTGQPMINLYTDRETGKLKGEATVSFDDPPSAKAAIDWFDGKEFSGNPIKVSFATRRADFTSRGGGANGRGRGRGGPISRGGFGGGSPTGGSSRGASGGGGGGGSSSGGYPSGGGGQQRAGDWKCPNPTCENMNFSWRNECNQCKAPKPDGPGGPGGANMGGGFGDDRRGGGRGGFDRGGFRGRGGDRGGFRGGRGGDRGGDRGGFGPGKMDSRGDHRQDRRERPY; encoded by the exons ATTACACACAGCAAGCCAGCCAAGG GTATGGGACGTACCCCTCCCAGCCCGCACAGAGCTTTTCCCAGCAGGGCAGCCAGTCCTATGGGCAGCAGGGCAGTGGCTACAGTGGCTATGGCCAGTCTGCGGGCTCCTCTTCCTATGGCCAGAGTGGAGGCTACGGGTCATCCTATGGACAGGAGCAGAGCT CTGGATACAGCTCCCAGTCTGCACCTCAGAGCTACGGCTCCAGTAACTACAGCAGCTCACAAGCCCCTTACAGCGGAGGGCAGCAGTCATCCCAGTCATCGTATTCCAGCTACAGCCAGCAGCCTCCAGCCAGCAGCAACACCGGAAG CTACAGCAGCAGCTCTCAGCCCTCTTCCTACCAGTCAGACCAACAGGGCAGCGGCTACGGACAGCAGAGCAGCGGCAGCTACGGCAGCCAGCAGAGCAGCTACGGAAGCCAGTCCAGCTTCGGCGGGCAGCAGAGCCAGGGCGGTTATGGTGGTTCTCAGCCAAGCTCCTATGGTCAGCAGTCCAGCTACAGCGCTCCTCAGGGCGGTTACGGCCAGCAGCAGTCCcagtacagcagcagcagcggaggcg CCGGCAGCTACAATCAGGACTCTCCCTCCATAGGCGGCGGAGGCGGCTATGGTGGCTCTGATCAGGGCAGCTATGGTGGGCCAGACGGTCGGGGCAGGGGACGTGGATCGTTCGGTGGCCGCGGAGGCTTTGACAGAGGCGGGAGAGGAACGCGTGGAACGAGGGGCACCATGGG CGGTGGTGAGCGGGGAACATTCGGTAAATTCCTTG GACCCCGTGAAGGTGGACCTCCCAGACCAGACATGG CTGAGCAGGACAACTCAGACAACAACACAATCTTTGTCCAAGGCCTGGGCGAAAGTGTCACAGTGGAGTCTGTTGCAGACTACTTCAAGCAGATTGGAATCATTAAG ACTAACAAAAAGACTGGGCAGCCAATGATCAACCTGTACACAGACCGGGAGACTGGCAAGCTAAAGGGAGAAGCTACCGTGTCCTTCGATGACCCTCCATCTGCTAAGGCTGCAATTGATTGGTTTGATG GGAAAGAGTTCTCCGGTAACCCAATAAAGGTCTCCTTTGCGACACGGAGGGCTGACttcacaagccgtggcggtggtgCTAATGGCAGAGGTAGAGGGCGGGGAG GCCCCATATCACGTGGTGGATTTGGCGGTGGCAGCCCTACTGGAGGAAGTAGCCGTGGagctagtggtggtggtggtggcggcggcagcagcagcggcggctacCCCAGTGGAGGTGGAGGACAGCAGAGAGCTGGGGACTGGAAGTGTCCAAACCC GACTTGTGAGAACATGAATTTCTCATGGCGAAACGAGTGCAACCAGTGCAAGGCTCCGAAGCCTGATGGGCCCGGAGGGCCAGGTGGTGCCAACATGG GTGGGGGTTTTGGTGATGACAGAAGGGGCGGAGGACGAGGTGGCTTTGATCGAGGTGGCTTCAGAGGAAGAGGTGGTGACAGAGGAGGGTTCCGGGGTGGAAGAGGTGGTGACCGCGGTGGTGATCGTGGTGGCTTTGGACCAGGCAAAATGGATTCCAG GGGTGACCACCGGCAGGACAGGCGCGAGCGGCCATATTAG
- the FUS gene encoding RNA-binding protein FUS isoform X2 codes for MAANDYTQQASQGYGTYPSQPAQSFSQQGSQSYGQQGSGYSGYGQSAGSSSYGQSGGYGSSYGQEQSSGYSSQSAPQSYGSSNYSSSQAPYSGGQQSSQSSYSSYSQQPPASSNTGSSSSQPSSYQSDQQGSGYGQQSSGSYGSQQSSYGSQSSFGGQQSQGGYGGSQPSSYGQQSSYSAPQGGYGQQQSQYSSSSGGAGSYNQDSPSIGGGGGYGGSDQGSYGGPDGRGRGRGSFGGRGGFDRGGRGTRGTRGTMGGGERGTFGKFLGPREGGPPRPDMAEQDNSDNNTIFVQGLGESVTVESVADYFKQIGIIKTNKKTGQPMINLYTDRETGKLKGEATVSFDDPPSAKAAIDWFDGKEFSGNPIKVSFATRRADFTSRGGGANGRGRGRGGPISRGGFGGGSPTGGSSRGASGGGGGGGSSSGGYPSGGGGQQRAGDWKCPNPTCENMNFSWRNECNQCKAPKPDGPGGPGGANMGGGFGDDRRGGGRGGFDRGGFRGRGGDRGGFRGGRGGDRGGDRGGFGPGKMDSRGDHRQDRRERPY; via the exons ATTACACACAGCAAGCCAGCCAAGG GTATGGGACGTACCCCTCCCAGCCCGCACAGAGCTTTTCCCAGCAGGGCAGCCAGTCCTATGGGCAGCAGGGCAGTGGCTACAGTGGCTATGGCCAGTCTGCGGGCTCCTCTTCCTATGGCCAGAGTGGAGGCTACGGGTCATCCTATGGACAGGAGCAGAGCT CTGGATACAGCTCCCAGTCTGCACCTCAGAGCTACGGCTCCAGTAACTACAGCAGCTCACAAGCCCCTTACAGCGGAGGGCAGCAGTCATCCCAGTCATCGTATTCCAGCTACAGCCAGCAGCCTCCAGCCAGCAGCAACACCGGAAG CAGCAGCTCTCAGCCCTCTTCCTACCAGTCAGACCAACAGGGCAGCGGCTACGGACAGCAGAGCAGCGGCAGCTACGGCAGCCAGCAGAGCAGCTACGGAAGCCAGTCCAGCTTCGGCGGGCAGCAGAGCCAGGGCGGTTATGGTGGTTCTCAGCCAAGCTCCTATGGTCAGCAGTCCAGCTACAGCGCTCCTCAGGGCGGTTACGGCCAGCAGCAGTCCcagtacagcagcagcagcggaggcg CCGGCAGCTACAATCAGGACTCTCCCTCCATAGGCGGCGGAGGCGGCTATGGTGGCTCTGATCAGGGCAGCTATGGTGGGCCAGACGGTCGGGGCAGGGGACGTGGATCGTTCGGTGGCCGCGGAGGCTTTGACAGAGGCGGGAGAGGAACGCGTGGAACGAGGGGCACCATGGG CGGTGGTGAGCGGGGAACATTCGGTAAATTCCTTG GACCCCGTGAAGGTGGACCTCCCAGACCAGACATGG CTGAGCAGGACAACTCAGACAACAACACAATCTTTGTCCAAGGCCTGGGCGAAAGTGTCACAGTGGAGTCTGTTGCAGACTACTTCAAGCAGATTGGAATCATTAAG ACTAACAAAAAGACTGGGCAGCCAATGATCAACCTGTACACAGACCGGGAGACTGGCAAGCTAAAGGGAGAAGCTACCGTGTCCTTCGATGACCCTCCATCTGCTAAGGCTGCAATTGATTGGTTTGATG GGAAAGAGTTCTCCGGTAACCCAATAAAGGTCTCCTTTGCGACACGGAGGGCTGACttcacaagccgtggcggtggtgCTAATGGCAGAGGTAGAGGGCGGGGAG GCCCCATATCACGTGGTGGATTTGGCGGTGGCAGCCCTACTGGAGGAAGTAGCCGTGGagctagtggtggtggtggtggcggcggcagcagcagcggcggctacCCCAGTGGAGGTGGAGGACAGCAGAGAGCTGGGGACTGGAAGTGTCCAAACCC GACTTGTGAGAACATGAATTTCTCATGGCGAAACGAGTGCAACCAGTGCAAGGCTCCGAAGCCTGATGGGCCCGGAGGGCCAGGTGGTGCCAACATGG GTGGGGGTTTTGGTGATGACAGAAGGGGCGGAGGACGAGGTGGCTTTGATCGAGGTGGCTTCAGAGGAAGAGGTGGTGACAGAGGAGGGTTCCGGGGTGGAAGAGGTGGTGACCGCGGTGGTGATCGTGGTGGCTTTGGACCAGGCAAAATGGATTCCAG GGGTGACCACCGGCAGGACAGGCGCGAGCGGCCATATTAG